Proteins found in one Vespula pensylvanica isolate Volc-1 chromosome 10, ASM1446617v1, whole genome shotgun sequence genomic segment:
- the LOC122632539 gene encoding uncharacterized protein LOC122632539 isoform X2, with the protein MEIAMKGWHSTGKPNMKSNECIKLPQYKSWSEISSDCKTKEQSRSQPVRITQLLDSKTINRNVKEKSQQKDLMKTSLYNKHILSNINSNKKDMSSNLIRCDRKVRRNLNLNFVSPKQKMEKNNSTVLPEIQEKNKICSNSSNYCNSKSFLLPPNFIKSMYLKQRCSKVMPSSTVSTKNDMTTNLDMLEASENLNIKNPNVQICSFIQSTHDNSQTEVNLKLQKLLQYDCENKRNTLHNSIDNEVPLSCDESVFIRKNMTSIDNKIQKEEHCNINRSNSSMNKSIDNLKDSCNELKNIIFTEGSEVSVNDNSVGFSKKDHLYVDRNAIVSLKSSLEDLLNIFQDNALKTDLVLKRINKLLYVNTDSMEEQVHTVDSNGKIMKETMQMYHEEKAEKHNIDIINSKSKKNNNKARTEAPAELSGADKENDIYKNLEFQFDHNKSLQLSPQVLQITIPNYTKFGESALQDYINLKSSLNFLETPSNKKFKPRIQKNRNVVPNIPKDKSYLSTKIFTELQNLYDE; encoded by the exons atggAAATTGCAATGAAAGGCTGGCATTCCACg GGAAAGCCTAACATGAAGTCTAACGAATGTATAAAATTGCCACAATATAAATCATGGTCAGAAATATCATCAGATTGTAAAACTAAag aaCAATCAAGGTCCCAACCTGTAAGAATAACACAATTGCTTGATTCAAAAACAATTAATCGCAATg ttaaagaaaaatcacaacaaaaagatttaatgAAGACAAGTCTTTACAATAAACATATACTATCTAATATTAACAGTAACA aaaaagatatgtcCTCTAATTTAATTAGATGTGATCGGAAAGTACggagaaatttaaatttaaattttgtatctccaaaacaaaaaatggagaaaaataatagtacaGTATTACCAGAgattcaagaaaaaaacaaaatttgttcaaattcaagtaattattgtaattcaaaaagttttcttttacctccaaattttataaaaagtatgtatTTGAAGCAACGATGTAGCAAAGTTATGCCATCATCTACTGTTTCTACTAAAAACGATATGACAACGAATTTAGACATGCTTGAAGCTTCagagaatttaaatattaagaatcCTAATGTacaaatttgttcttttatacAAAGTACGCATGATAATTCACAAACGGAAGTTAATTTGAAGTTACAAAAACTTTTACAATACGattgtgaaaataaaagaaatacattacATAATTCTATTGATAACGAAGTACCGTTATCTTGTGATGAAAGtgtatttataagaaaaaatatgacatcaatagataataaaatacaaaaagaagaacattgtaatataaatagaagtaATTCTTCTATGAATAAAAgtattgataatttaaaagattcatgcaatgaattaaaaaatataattttcacagAAGGATCAGAAGTGTCTGTAAATGATAATAGTGTAggtttttcaaagaaagaccatttatatgtagatagaAATGCTATCGTGTCTTTAAAATCCTCTTTAGAAGacttgttaaatatatttcaagataATGCTTTAAAGACAGATTTAGTATTAAAACGTATTAACAAACTATTGTATGTTAATACTGATTCAATGGAGGAACAGGTTCATACTGTTGATTCTAAcggtaaaataatgaaagaaactATGCAAATGTACCATGAAGAGAAAGCAGAAAAacataatattgatattataaacagcaaatcaaagaaaaataataataaggcaAGAACAGAAGCACCAGCTGAATTAAGCGGAgcagataaagaaaatgatatttacaaGAATTTAGAATTTCAATTTGATCATAACAAATCTTTGCAACTAAGTCCACAGGTTCTTCAAATCACTATACCTAATTATACTAAGTTTGGTGAGTCAGCTTTGCAAGACTACATAAACTTAAAGTCATCCCTTAATTTTTTAGAAACACCATCTAATAAAAAGTTCAAACCACgcatacaaaaaaatagaaacgtagTACCTAATATTCCTAAAGATAAATCATATCTttctacaaaaatttttacagaactacaaaatttatatgacgaataa
- the LOC122632539 gene encoding uncharacterized protein LOC122632539 isoform X3, with protein sequence MEIAMKGWHSTGKPNMKSNECIKLPQYKSWSEISSDCKTKEQSRSQPVRITQLLDSKTINRNEKDMSSNLIRCDRKVRRNLNLNFVSPKQKMEKNNSTVLPEIQEKNKICSNSSNYCNSKSFLLPPNFIKSMYLKQRCSKVMPSSTVSTKNDMTTNLDMLEASENLNIKNPNVQICSFIQSTHDNSQTEVNLKLQKLLQYDCENKRNTLHNSIDNEVPLSCDESVFIRKNMTSIDNKIQKEEHCNINRSNSSMNKSIDNLKDSCNELKNIIFTEGSEVSVNDNSVGFSKKDHLYVDRNAIVSLKSSLEDLLNIFQDNALKTDLVLKRINKLLYVNTDSMEEQVHTVDSNGKIMKETMQMYHEEKAEKHNIDIINSKSKKNNNKARTEAPAELSGADKENDIYKNLEFQFDHNKSLQLSPQVLQITIPNYTKFGESALQDYINLKSSLNFLETPSNKKFKPRIQKNRNVVPNIPKDKSYLSTKIFTELQNLYDE encoded by the exons atggAAATTGCAATGAAAGGCTGGCATTCCACg GGAAAGCCTAACATGAAGTCTAACGAATGTATAAAATTGCCACAATATAAATCATGGTCAGAAATATCATCAGATTGTAAAACTAAag aaCAATCAAGGTCCCAACCTGTAAGAATAACACAATTGCTTGATTCAAAAACAATTAATCGCAATg aaaaagatatgtcCTCTAATTTAATTAGATGTGATCGGAAAGTACggagaaatttaaatttaaattttgtatctccaaaacaaaaaatggagaaaaataatagtacaGTATTACCAGAgattcaagaaaaaaacaaaatttgttcaaattcaagtaattattgtaattcaaaaagttttcttttacctccaaattttataaaaagtatgtatTTGAAGCAACGATGTAGCAAAGTTATGCCATCATCTACTGTTTCTACTAAAAACGATATGACAACGAATTTAGACATGCTTGAAGCTTCagagaatttaaatattaagaatcCTAATGTacaaatttgttcttttatacAAAGTACGCATGATAATTCACAAACGGAAGTTAATTTGAAGTTACAAAAACTTTTACAATACGattgtgaaaataaaagaaatacattacATAATTCTATTGATAACGAAGTACCGTTATCTTGTGATGAAAGtgtatttataagaaaaaatatgacatcaatagataataaaatacaaaaagaagaacattgtaatataaatagaagtaATTCTTCTATGAATAAAAgtattgataatttaaaagattcatgcaatgaattaaaaaatataattttcacagAAGGATCAGAAGTGTCTGTAAATGATAATAGTGTAggtttttcaaagaaagaccatttatatgtagatagaAATGCTATCGTGTCTTTAAAATCCTCTTTAGAAGacttgttaaatatatttcaagataATGCTTTAAAGACAGATTTAGTATTAAAACGTATTAACAAACTATTGTATGTTAATACTGATTCAATGGAGGAACAGGTTCATACTGTTGATTCTAAcggtaaaataatgaaagaaactATGCAAATGTACCATGAAGAGAAAGCAGAAAAacataatattgatattataaacagcaaatcaaagaaaaataataataaggcaAGAACAGAAGCACCAGCTGAATTAAGCGGAgcagataaagaaaatgatatttacaaGAATTTAGAATTTCAATTTGATCATAACAAATCTTTGCAACTAAGTCCACAGGTTCTTCAAATCACTATACCTAATTATACTAAGTTTGGTGAGTCAGCTTTGCAAGACTACATAAACTTAAAGTCATCCCTTAATTTTTTAGAAACACCATCTAATAAAAAGTTCAAACCACgcatacaaaaaaatagaaacgtagTACCTAATATTCCTAAAGATAAATCATATCTttctacaaaaatttttacagaactacaaaatttatatgacgaataa
- the LOC122632539 gene encoding protein PF14_0175-like isoform X1: MEIAMKGWHSTGKPNMKSNECIKLPQYKSWSEISSDCKTKEQSRSQPVRITQLLDSKTINRNARKRAQPERLKKVLSNEKKVGLIQKNNVKEKSQQKDLMKTSLYNKHILSNINSNKKDMSSNLIRCDRKVRRNLNLNFVSPKQKMEKNNSTVLPEIQEKNKICSNSSNYCNSKSFLLPPNFIKSMYLKQRCSKVMPSSTVSTKNDMTTNLDMLEASENLNIKNPNVQICSFIQSTHDNSQTEVNLKLQKLLQYDCENKRNTLHNSIDNEVPLSCDESVFIRKNMTSIDNKIQKEEHCNINRSNSSMNKSIDNLKDSCNELKNIIFTEGSEVSVNDNSVGFSKKDHLYVDRNAIVSLKSSLEDLLNIFQDNALKTDLVLKRINKLLYVNTDSMEEQVHTVDSNGKIMKETMQMYHEEKAEKHNIDIINSKSKKNNNKARTEAPAELSGADKENDIYKNLEFQFDHNKSLQLSPQVLQITIPNYTKFGESALQDYINLKSSLNFLETPSNKKFKPRIQKNRNVVPNIPKDKSYLSTKIFTELQNLYDE; the protein is encoded by the exons atggAAATTGCAATGAAAGGCTGGCATTCCACg GGAAAGCCTAACATGAAGTCTAACGAATGTATAAAATTGCCACAATATAAATCATGGTCAGAAATATCATCAGATTGTAAAACTAAag aaCAATCAAGGTCCCAACCTGTAAGAATAACACAATTGCTTGATTCAAAAACAATTAATCGCAATg caCGCAAAAGAGCACAACcagagagattaaaaaaagttcTTTCTAATGAGAAGAAAGTAGGATTAATTCAAAAGAATAAtg ttaaagaaaaatcacaacaaaaagatttaatgAAGACAAGTCTTTACAATAAACATATACTATCTAATATTAACAGTAACA aaaaagatatgtcCTCTAATTTAATTAGATGTGATCGGAAAGTACggagaaatttaaatttaaattttgtatctccaaaacaaaaaatggagaaaaataatagtacaGTATTACCAGAgattcaagaaaaaaacaaaatttgttcaaattcaagtaattattgtaattcaaaaagttttcttttacctccaaattttataaaaagtatgtatTTGAAGCAACGATGTAGCAAAGTTATGCCATCATCTACTGTTTCTACTAAAAACGATATGACAACGAATTTAGACATGCTTGAAGCTTCagagaatttaaatattaagaatcCTAATGTacaaatttgttcttttatacAAAGTACGCATGATAATTCACAAACGGAAGTTAATTTGAAGTTACAAAAACTTTTACAATACGattgtgaaaataaaagaaatacattacATAATTCTATTGATAACGAAGTACCGTTATCTTGTGATGAAAGtgtatttataagaaaaaatatgacatcaatagataataaaatacaaaaagaagaacattgtaatataaatagaagtaATTCTTCTATGAATAAAAgtattgataatttaaaagattcatgcaatgaattaaaaaatataattttcacagAAGGATCAGAAGTGTCTGTAAATGATAATAGTGTAggtttttcaaagaaagaccatttatatgtagatagaAATGCTATCGTGTCTTTAAAATCCTCTTTAGAAGacttgttaaatatatttcaagataATGCTTTAAAGACAGATTTAGTATTAAAACGTATTAACAAACTATTGTATGTTAATACTGATTCAATGGAGGAACAGGTTCATACTGTTGATTCTAAcggtaaaataatgaaagaaactATGCAAATGTACCATGAAGAGAAAGCAGAAAAacataatattgatattataaacagcaaatcaaagaaaaataataataaggcaAGAACAGAAGCACCAGCTGAATTAAGCGGAgcagataaagaaaatgatatttacaaGAATTTAGAATTTCAATTTGATCATAACAAATCTTTGCAACTAAGTCCACAGGTTCTTCAAATCACTATACCTAATTATACTAAGTTTGGTGAGTCAGCTTTGCAAGACTACATAAACTTAAAGTCATCCCTTAATTTTTTAGAAACACCATCTAATAAAAAGTTCAAACCACgcatacaaaaaaatagaaacgtagTACCTAATATTCCTAAAGATAAATCATATCTttctacaaaaatttttacagaactacaaaatttatatgacgaataa